A window of the Acetobacteraceae bacterium genome harbors these coding sequences:
- the guaA gene encoding glutamine-hydrolyzing GMP synthase, with protein sequence MNQCNASLSTAEESKFSDSILILDFGSQFTQLIARRVRECGVYCEIWPYNASLEKIKSFAPNGIILSGSPASVLDANAPKLKKEVFDLEIPFLGICYGQQIMCQMFGGKVESHHHREFGSAEIKIEQESKFFPESWKDGTTHEVWMSHGDRVVAIPSDFKTLAASEGAPFAVIWNEKRRFYAVQFHPEVVHTPDGAVLLRNFALNISGCTGKWSMEVFRDAEIKRIQDKVGENARVICGLSGGVDSAVAAKLIYEAIGDRLTCIFVDTGLLREGEAENVTRLFRDDFHIPLIHCQAEKRFLSALEGGRDPETKRKTIGKLFIDIFEEEAKKIGDVDFLAQGTLYPDVIESVSLVGGNEVTIKSHHNVGGLPERMNLRLLEPLRDLFKDEVRLLGRELGLSDAYVGRHPFPGPGLAIRIPGNVTSEKLSLLRKVDVIFLEEIRKAGLYNKIWQAFSVLLPVKTVGVMGDARTYDQACALRAVTSSDGMTARIYPFEISFLERVAGRIINEVRGINRVTYDITSKPPGTIEWE encoded by the coding sequence GTGAACCAGTGCAATGCATCCCTTTCGACTGCTGAGGAATCCAAATTTAGTGATTCTATATTAATTCTAGATTTTGGTAGTCAATTCACACAGTTAATTGCGAGGCGAGTGCGAGAGTGTGGCGTCTATTGTGAGATATGGCCTTACAATGCAAGTTTAGAAAAAATTAAGTCTTTTGCACCTAATGGGATCATCCTTTCGGGAAGTCCTGCAAGTGTTCTTGATGCCAATGCTCCTAAGCTGAAGAAGGAAGTATTTGATTTAGAAATTCCTTTTTTGGGCATTTGTTATGGGCAACAAATTATGTGCCAGATGTTTGGAGGAAAGGTAGAAAGCCATCACCATCGTGAATTTGGAAGTGCGGAAATTAAAATTGAACAAGAGTCTAAATTCTTCCCAGAAAGTTGGAAAGACGGAACAACGCATGAAGTTTGGATGAGCCACGGAGACAGGGTGGTTGCTATTCCTTCAGATTTTAAAACTTTGGCAGCTTCTGAAGGGGCGCCTTTTGCTGTTATTTGGAATGAAAAACGTCGTTTTTATGCGGTTCAGTTTCATCCTGAAGTCGTTCATACTCCAGATGGAGCGGTGCTTTTACGTAATTTTGCTTTGAATATTTCCGGCTGTACTGGCAAGTGGAGTATGGAAGTTTTTAGGGATGCTGAGATTAAACGCATACAGGATAAGGTTGGTGAAAATGCTCGGGTCATCTGTGGCTTGTCGGGTGGGGTTGATAGTGCTGTTGCTGCGAAATTAATTTATGAAGCAATTGGGGATCGCTTAACCTGTATTTTTGTGGATACAGGATTGTTGCGTGAGGGGGAGGCAGAAAATGTCACTCGACTTTTTAGAGATGACTTTCATATTCCGCTCATTCACTGTCAAGCGGAAAAGCGTTTTCTTTCTGCTTTAGAAGGGGGGCGGGATCCAGAGACTAAAAGAAAAACGATAGGTAAACTCTTTATCGATATTTTTGAAGAAGAAGCTAAGAAAATAGGGGATGTAGATTTCCTAGCACAGGGAACGCTTTATCCAGATGTTATTGAAAGTGTGAGCTTGGTTGGCGGAAATGAAGTTACTATCAAATCTCATCATAATGTTGGCGGATTGCCAGAACGTATGAATTTGCGTTTACTTGAGCCTTTGCGGGACCTTTTTAAAGATGAAGTGAGGCTGTTGGGTCGTGAGCTTGGCTTGTCCGATGCTTATGTTGGCCGTCATCCTTTCCCAGGGCCAGGATTGGCCATTAGGATTCCAGGGAATGTTACATCCGAAAAGCTAAGTTTACTTAGGAAAGTAGATGTTATTTTTCTAGAGGAAATTAGAAAAGCTGGTTTGTACAATAAAATTTGGCAGGCATTTTCTGTCTTGCTCCCTGTGAAAACTGTTGGGGTGATGGGGGATGCCAGAACGTATGATCAGGCGTGTGCTTTAAGAGCTGTAACAAGTTCTGATGGTATGACGGCACGTATTTATCCTTTTGAAATTTCTTTTCTTGAAAGAGTGGCAGGTCGAATCATTAATGAAGTTCGTGGAATTAACCGTGTTACATATGATATTACATCTAAGCCACCAGGTACGATTGAATGGGAATAA
- the pyk gene encoding pyruvate kinase, with amino-acid sequence MDIRFRNTKIVATVGPATSGSDKIERLARTGVNVFRLNFSHGTHEDHQARYNDIRAAEKTLGRPLGILADMQGPKLRVGRFENSSIILENGQTFTLDLNEAPGTQERVCLPHPEIIATAKIDSRLLLDDGKLVLKVTGKTDNSIETVVVVGGKLSDHKGVNVPDVTLPIPILTKKDRADLDFALSLGVDFIAISFVQTAKDVQTARDIIKGRAAIVSKIEKPQALEEISGIVALSEAIMIARGDLGVECPAETVPLSQKRILKEAHKQGRPVIVATQMLESMISSPSPTRAEVSDVAQAVYDGADATMLSAESASGSFPFDAVATMDRVIREVETDSEWRDRMKTLRPEAEETAEGALLEGAAKVSDVFPLSAIVTESDDVKYARLLSNKRVLSKIISFTSPEEARRLCLYWGVWAQSKTVAQSVIRDFSIEKWLNEKLKKQVIQGAALYLEEEKKQLSGFKMINN; translated from the coding sequence ATGGATATTCGCTTTCGAAATACTAAGATTGTGGCTACGGTAGGCCCTGCTACTTCAGGATCAGATAAAATTGAACGTCTTGCACGCACAGGCGTTAATGTTTTTCGTTTAAATTTTTCTCACGGAACACACGAGGATCATCAAGCTCGTTATAACGATATCCGCGCTGCGGAGAAGACGTTAGGTCGTCCTTTGGGTATTCTTGCCGATATGCAAGGGCCTAAGTTACGCGTCGGACGTTTTGAAAATTCTTCTATTATCTTAGAAAATGGACAAACATTTACGCTGGATTTGAATGAAGCTCCTGGAACACAGGAACGTGTTTGCCTTCCACATCCAGAAATTATTGCAACGGCTAAAATTGATAGTCGTTTGTTGCTTGATGATGGAAAACTTGTTTTAAAAGTTACAGGAAAAACGGATAATTCCATTGAAACAGTCGTGGTTGTTGGTGGAAAGCTTTCAGATCACAAAGGTGTGAACGTTCCAGATGTCACGCTTCCTATTCCTATTTTGACAAAAAAGGATAGAGCAGATCTTGATTTCGCACTTTCATTGGGTGTGGATTTTATTGCAATTTCTTTTGTTCAGACAGCCAAAGATGTTCAGACCGCACGTGATATTATCAAAGGGCGAGCTGCTATCGTCAGTAAAATTGAAAAACCTCAAGCACTAGAGGAAATTAGTGGGATCGTTGCTCTCTCCGAGGCAATTATGATTGCGCGTGGTGATCTTGGTGTTGAATGCCCTGCTGAAACGGTTCCATTGAGTCAAAAGAGGATTTTGAAAGAAGCTCATAAACAGGGGCGTCCTGTCATTGTTGCAACTCAAATGCTCGAAAGCATGATATCTTCGCCATCACCGACACGTGCAGAAGTTTCAGATGTTGCGCAGGCTGTTTATGACGGTGCTGACGCAACAATGCTTTCTGCAGAAAGTGCTTCTGGGAGTTTTCCATTTGATGCTGTTGCAACGATGGATCGTGTTATTCGCGAAGTTGAAACAGATTCAGAATGGCGTGATCGTATGAAGACACTTCGTCCTGAGGCGGAAGAGACAGCTGAAGGAGCATTGCTGGAGGGAGCTGCTAAAGTTTCTGACGTTTTTCCACTATCTGCGATTGTAACAGAATCAGACGATGTGAAGTATGCAAGACTTCTTTCAAACAAGAGGGTTTTGTCTAAAATCATTTCTTTTACTTCTCCTGAAGAAGCTCGGCGTTTATGTCTCTATTGGGGAGTTTGGGCGCAGTCGAAGACTGTTGCGCAGTCAGTCATCCGTGATTTCTCTATTGAAAAATGGTTGAATGAAAAACTTAAAAAACAAGTTATTCAAGGAGCAGCTCTTTATCTTGAAGAAGAAAAAAAGCAGCTTTCTGGATTTAAAATGATTAATAACTGA
- a CDS encoding NAD-dependent epimerase/dehydratase family protein encodes MEDKKPLALITGATGFVGAAVARALQKQGYPLRILVRPNSNRQNIQNIDAEIVEGDLLDLSSLEKAMVNVGGLFHVAADYRLWVPDPERMNKVNVIGTRNIIRVALKAHVKKVVYCSSVATMPTALNGRPTVETDNVSLNKIVGAYKRSKYQAEQAILKMIAVEGAPIVIVNPSTPIGWGDIRPTPTGQVILDCVRGKMPAYVETGLNVVDVDDVGRGHVLAFEKGKIGERYILGGENIMLGDLFSLVARKSGQKPPRFCVSATALYPFALLSELVARISGKTPRLHRDTLAMAKKLMYFSSEKACEELGYKPSSAEQAVSSAVSWFKHFPR; translated from the coding sequence ATGGAAGATAAAAAGCCCTTAGCCTTGATTACAGGTGCCACAGGATTCGTTGGTGCGGCTGTTGCAAGAGCCCTTCAGAAGCAGGGATATCCTTTGCGGATTTTAGTTAGGCCTAATTCTAATCGACAAAATATTCAAAATATTGATGCAGAAATTGTTGAGGGAGACCTTTTAGACCTTTCTTCTTTGGAAAAAGCAATGGTCAATGTTGGCGGACTGTTTCATGTTGCCGCGGATTATCGTCTCTGGGTTCCTGATCCTGAGCGTATGAATAAAGTGAATGTGATAGGAACGAGAAATATTATTCGAGTGGCATTGAAGGCTCATGTTAAAAAAGTTGTCTACTGTTCTTCTGTTGCTACGATGCCTACAGCTCTTAATGGGAGACCGACAGTTGAAACAGATAACGTTTCTTTGAATAAAATTGTTGGTGCTTATAAGCGCTCCAAATATCAGGCGGAGCAAGCAATTTTAAAGATGATTGCTGTTGAAGGGGCGCCTATTGTTATTGTAAATCCATCTACACCTATTGGTTGGGGTGATATAAGGCCAACGCCTACAGGGCAGGTTATCTTAGATTGTGTTAGAGGAAAAATGCCGGCCTATGTGGAAACTGGATTGAATGTAGTTGATGTTGACGATGTAGGGAGAGGGCATGTGCTTGCCTTTGAAAAAGGTAAAATCGGGGAGCGATATATTTTGGGTGGAGAGAATATAATGCTCGGGGATTTGTTTTCATTGGTAGCTCGAAAATCGGGGCAGAAACCTCCTAGATTTTGTGTTTCAGCTACAGCGCTATATCCTTTTGCACTTCTTTCTGAGCTTGTTGCCAGAATATCTGGAAAGACGCCTAGGTTGCACCGCGATACATTAGCGATGGCGAAAAAGCTTATGTATTTTTCTTCTGAAAAAGCTTGTGAAGAACTAGGTTATAAACCTTCATCTGCTGAACAGGCTGTTTCGTCGGCTGTTTCCTGGTTTAAACACTTTCCAAGATAA
- a CDS encoding glycosyltransferase, with product MRWLSYAVLGIWSFLITSWGKYWIGGPWLSYTNENFSESLPDVLIVVPARNEEEHVSISLKSLLNQDYSGKYTVLLVDDESTDRTRELANSIAKTNPSLKVLAGDPRPEGWSGKLWALHQGLVDPDINLSEDALVLFTDADILHASDHISSLVHKASQDNLDLVSEMVMLQCNSLLEKTFIPAFVYFFALLYPFRKVANPDSFIAGAAGGTVLLKKRTLDRIGGIASIRGALIDDCALAARVKKMGGRLYLGCSKQAWSLRKYENIKDVWNMISRTAYVQLHYSIILLFFVLCGMMLIWFAPLFFMLRGRGRTRIAGGLAYLMACCSYFPTLKWFGLSPWRSLPLPLIAFFYSLATVGSAYNHYFGNGVEWHQRTYSEN from the coding sequence ATGCGTTGGTTATCCTATGCAGTTTTAGGAATATGGAGTTTTTTAATCACCTCTTGGGGCAAGTATTGGATAGGAGGCCCTTGGCTTTCATATACAAACGAAAATTTTTCTGAGAGTTTACCTGATGTTTTGATTGTTGTCCCAGCACGAAACGAAGAAGAACACGTTTCTATTAGTTTGAAATCATTGTTGAATCAGGATTATTCTGGAAAGTATACTGTTTTACTTGTTGACGATGAAAGTACTGATAGGACAAGAGAGTTAGCAAATTCTATTGCAAAAACGAATCCTTCTTTGAAGGTACTTGCTGGAGATCCTAGACCGGAAGGGTGGAGTGGAAAGTTATGGGCTTTGCATCAGGGATTGGTTGATCCTGATATCAATTTGTCTGAAGATGCGCTTGTGTTGTTTACGGATGCAGATATTTTACATGCATCTGATCATATTTCTTCGCTTGTACACAAGGCTAGTCAGGATAATTTAGATCTTGTTTCAGAAATGGTTATGCTTCAGTGCAATAGCTTGCTTGAGAAAACATTTATTCCCGCTTTTGTTTACTTTTTTGCTCTTTTGTATCCATTTAGAAAAGTAGCAAATCCTGATTCATTTATTGCAGGAGCTGCCGGAGGAACTGTTCTTTTGAAAAAGAGAACATTAGATCGCATTGGTGGTATCGCATCTATTCGAGGGGCATTGATTGATGATTGCGCTTTAGCTGCGAGAGTTAAAAAAATGGGGGGGAGATTATATTTAGGCTGCAGTAAGCAGGCATGGTCGTTGCGTAAATATGAAAACATAAAAGACGTTTGGAATATGATTTCCAGAACGGCTTATGTTCAGTTGCATTACTCAATAATTTTATTGTTCTTTGTCCTATGCGGTATGATGCTCATTTGGTTTGCTCCGCTATTTTTTATGTTGAGAGGACGTGGACGCACACGTATTGCTGGCGGACTAGCATATCTCATGGCGTGTTGCAGTTATTTCCCAACTTTAAAATGGTTCGGCTTATCTCCTTGGAGGTCTTTACCATTACCTTTAATCGCTTTTTTTTACAGTTTAGCGACAGTAGGATCAGCTTATAATCATTATTTCGGAAATGGTGTTGAGTGGCATCAACGTACATATAGTGAGAATTAA